The window GTCGGCCATAATTTACCGAAAGACGGAATTCGGTGAGATGAAACACTGGATCAGCTGCCTCCCGGATGAAGAGCAGTTCAGCCCACAGAGCCAATATCCTGATGTTACAGGATGGGGTTGCTACAGTTCAGTGCTTTGTGTTAGACTTGACATGAGCCGGTGTGTTGCCATCTGCGGTTAACTCGCGTGCCACTCGGGCTGTTCGCGACTGCCGCTTTCATGTGTGGTTAACTCCGCTCCAGTCTGCAGATTGCCACTGCGCTCTCAAAACTGTTTGTGGAAACTTTGTGCCACCCTTCAAACCAATAAACAAGtctcctctgtttttctgtgtgtcttCAAAAACTAATACTCCgaggaaaaaacaatgttttaatgtgaaaatgttctATTAATGAAGTGGGTTTGTTTAGGCAGATATTATTTTCTAATTATCTCAACAGATGATCATAAttcttcaacatgttttctgtaTGAAATTGGGGTCAAAGCGGACGACTAAAATTTGAACTGAATCAGAAAAGGGAGAATGTGGGGGAGGAGACTGAACATGCACGCTGAAGTGAAGAGCAATCCGGATTTTGTCTAAAAGGATGATAATATTCAAGATAAACAGTAATTCTTTTTATTATCGCTGAAAAACATCAGAGCACATCAGCCAGACTTGGTTGCCTTTGCATGATCAGAAATTTGCCTCAAAGGATGAAAGTTTCTGTTCatacagtctaaaaacatgcattggAGGCTAATCGGTGACGACTCAGAGTTTCATGAAGCgatacagaaaataaaaggatggatggatggatggatggtgtatTCGGTCACCGATCCAAACTCATCAGCTGGTTCTGACAGAAGACAGGTAGACTGAAATGACTTTGAGAAAGGTTTCACAAGGGAACTTCAGCTGTGCCACATGGCACGCCACCCCACCGCTGGCTGAACCACATCCTGTCCTCACAAGATCACGACGAGCAAAACaggcaaaaaggaaaagaggacGGACAGATGGAGACGGAACTGGAGCTGTAGACAGAAAGAGCCGGTCCACTTTAAATGAACGCTTACATGAGAGCGCACCACGGCTGGCTTGGTTTACATTTCATCAAAGCAAAGTCACTGCTACCCAAATAATTTCTTTTATGAATTCTAACAAAGTTTTTGACAGTGTTCCATGAGGTTATAGAGTTCTTCCCTCCTTGTCACAGTCACaaccgacctgctgctggccgaGGCCGCGACTCGCAGCATCCGACCCCAACGACCACGGCTTGCTTCTCAGAGGACTGAGTAGGGGTCAAGGGTCGAGCTCTCGGCCTTCTCCACAGGTCCAAGCGTCCAAAATCCCATCATTCTTCTCACCCGCTGATCTGCACAAGGTGACCGATgccttcatccattcacactTGGACCGTACTGCACTGCTGTTTACACAGGTAAAGGTAATTCAAAACGCTGCCATCCGCCTCTTTACTGGGACCAAGATGCGAACACATCCCTCCTGTCTCTTCCTCCCAGTTCAGTACTGCATTGATTTCAACATTCTGTTACTGACTTTTAAATCACTGAACTCCTGAACAGACAAAACCCCTGCGATCAGCAGGCGGGTCTTTCCTGGCCACCACAGAGCTCGCATGGTGACAAACGGTGACTGAACCTCTGCAGGAAAAGCCCCCAAAACCGTGGAACTCTTTGCCACTGGAGCTCAGACTCACTAAGACTCTGACCACCTTCAGAATAAAACTcaagacctttttctttttacaagctTTATCTTAGATCCcaacatcttcttttttttaattataattataataaaattctgtgaagcactttggaaCTGTGTTTTAGAAaaggattattattattacagtgaGAGAAGATGGcagcgtctgcttcctgtgtaaacacacacacacacacacaaagagaaacctGTGATATTCAGCCCAGTGGGAGGAAATGTAAACACTGGCTCTGTCCACACACCACAGCGTTTGTTCACAGGTCAGTCACTGTcactttaagtattaaagtacCATTAATACATCACACATTTTATGGAGattgattttagttttttttgggCGGGGCGGGATGTTAACATGCTTGAAGACATTCAAGGTAATGTTTTCCTTTCGAGTCCGATAAGCTGGAGGGAGCAGCTTGTTATCTTATCCCACCATAAAGAAAGGAAACCAGGGAAAAGGGCCAACCGAGCCGAGGTCAAAGGCCACGGAGCTGGCATGAAAGCAGCTCTGAGGCTCATTTGAGTCACGCCGCCATATCAAGGAATGGAGTTTGAAAGCAAATGGATCCAAACTCATCACTCAGGAGGCAGACAACCGTTTGTACCacgagtgtcaaacataaggtccgttGGCCAAAACGTGACCATAAGAGGCTCCAGTCGAGTCCACCACACCACCAAGCTTCcttgttttttgaaaaaaatatagacAATTTCATCGCATATACTCTGCACTGAGCAAGAGGAGAATTAAGCTGCTTTGCGATAAAAAGTTAGTTCTGACTTCTTACACTTCACAGGAAACTCTGGTGTCGAAGTCCAGGGAGGAGGTGCAAAAACAGGGCTGAAGTTGGTGGCAAGTACACTCGGAGCATTGACCACGAACGGCCTAGATGTCAAAACACTTCGGCGATATTTGTGAAACATCGTGAGAAAAAAACGTCGATGATGTGTCAACAACACGCTGCAAGCACGACCACGGCTGTTGCTTCACTGAGAGAAAGAATACATTCCTCGGCTAAAACCTGAACCTGACAAGGAACTAACAGCACGAAGCAACGACTCCGAGTCTTTAGGATACTTTCTTCAACAAAATAATACGTTCTCTGTGTGCTTTTGAACTCCATGGACCAGACCTGGGCACTGTAAGGTTTTCGGGAGGCTGACCCTGATCAATCCTGCATGACGTCAACAAGAAACAAATCCGATCAAAAGTGTCGTTCCTGATGGACGCAATACAGCTGGCGCCGCCTCTCTGCTGTCACACGTGGTCCTCGGACCACACAACGGCCAGGTCCCATCTAATCCCACCAGTTAAGAGCGTTTCAAGCAGTCAGAGTAACTAATCTCTGCACTTCATCGAGGCCAAACATTTCTGAAGCTCCCGTTATGTAACAACACACGAAACCCAATTTACGCAGCTCGGTTTTAGTGTGGGCCTCAGCGTGAGCCCTCCCCCACGGTCCCCGGCCACAAATTCCTCTCCTGAATAGAAAACAGCCGGTTGTTCTGGAGACAAAACCCGCCGCCGCCAGCATGGGAACAGGAGTTTACTGGGAGCAGGACTTTATGGTTCTCTCTGGAGAATGAAAACAACCATTAAAGTTTTATGtagaaacattttaattcacaTATTTAATGCTAagaatgacaataaaaaaataataaataataaataatactGGCTCCAAAAAGATAcaaagattaaataaaaatccttcacctacaaaaaaaaactacatagCTGATCTGCTACACATATAAAGGTTTTTCCACAggactgaaaatgtctttactCTGGAAAAAACAACTCTGACTAAAACAGTAGatttaaaaactaaattaagTTCAGGACTTCTGTGCTCCGGCAAACAGCGTCTCCTCACCGAAGTGTCCTCAGCTTGGTTCTGAAAGAGAAAACGAAATAAATCAGTGCAACATTTCTCTCATAAACTTCACCTAATGTGACTATTTCTTTGTTAAACACATTTATAAGTCATCAAAacttttttagattttatgttaTGGAAGTTAATCAGACttaggaagcaaaaaaaaaaaactaaactaaaactaaaatagaaaacaactgATGGAATGTAGTGAATGGTTAAAATCAGGTTCTCACAACCCCAAAATATTAAAACAGATTCGTAACAgtgtttagtttttattttcattcccatgaaaaaaactcagttttCCTGAAACTGTGCGTCACCACAAGCAGAAGTGATcattatgtttttctttcagattttgtCTTCTGTTCTGTCTTCTCACTCTTGTTTTGATCCCAGTATTTGTATCTACTGTAATGTTAGCACGTCTGTTTCTGTCTATTCCAATGACTTTGTCACTAAATACTAAAAGACGACCGAAAAAACTCCAAACAAGTAAtattgttaaaacaaaaaaaaagaaaaaaagaaagcaatacgtttgaaaatactgaaacaaGATAACTTCCAGAACAGATGAATTGTCCGTGTTTCACCTGCAGAGCTCCGCCTCCCCGTCAGCTGTGCGGGTCTCCGTGACGACGGGTCGTCCTGCATGGCCAGCGTCTGATTGACGAACCTCAGCATCCCTGAGAGCGAGCTCAGGTCGCCGTCGTCCTCGCGGCCCAGCGGGGTGCCGGCGGACCCGGTCCTCGACTCGTCCTCCGGCTCCTCGTCCGGGTTCCCGTCGTCTCCTCCGTCCACCACGTACGTGAGCGGGTTGaaggagaggtcagaggtcgccgtGGCGTCCTGCCACCTGTGATCGGCTGGGAGGCGTGAGGTGAAGGGCGAGGAGGACGACTCCTCCTCCCACGGCGCCTCGCTCAGAGCCTCCCTCAGAGCGGCCTTCAGGCTGAGGGGCAGGTCCAGCGAGGAGGACACACTGCTGTCACACACCCGCACGCCCGACCTGTCCTGGGGCGACGGGCGGGTGTGTGTCGGGGAGTGTGCGTGCGTGGAGGGAGGACGTGGAGGCGGGTGCAGGGAGGGACCGTACAGGCTCTGCCGGTCGGCCGCTCGGCCCAGGCTGGAGATCCTGGCCTGGAGACGGGCCACTTCGGACTCCTGCGGGAggatcacaacacacactctgatgagATGAAAAAACATCTATGACGGAGTTTTCCTTGTTTATAAAATCTTTGaccttcagcagcagggagTCGTGGGAGTTTTCCACAGACTTCTCCGAGGCGAGCAGCTGAGTGTGGAGCTGAGCGgcctggactctggactggTCCAGCTCAGCAGACAGCTGCTTCGTCTGGGCGAGCAGGCGGCCGTTCTGCTCTCCGCTCTGCTGCAGCCGGATCTCAGCCTGACGGAGCTGCGTCTGGAGACGGCCCGCCTGGCTCCGGGAGCGCTCCAGCTCCGCCCTGGTCCGCTCCAGCTCCGCCCTGGTCAGCTCCAGTTCCGTCCTGGTCCGCTCCAgctggctctggctctgctgcagtttAACGGTGAGCTGCTCCTGCGAGGAGGAGATCTGCTCCGAGACTTTGAGGAGCTGACCTCGAGTCTGCTGTAAGGAGTCCAGCTGGGAGTGAGAGAggaaatgaatgagtgaacaCTGAGCCTTCTGTTTCACATGTCGAAAAACACATCCTCGTGTTAATGAATGCAAAAAAagtacttaaaaaaatacatttttgaaatcTGTCGCTTGCAAAGTGTACACGATCAACAATTCAGTGAGAATATTTGAGCATATGTTACAGTAAGTAACAACGGTCCAATCTCAAGACGATCATATGTTTTCTGACCATCAATAAATCATCATTGTTGGCGTAGAAGGAatataaaaaaaggaagaagctcCCAGAtgtgagaaaagacaaaagttgcagcaggaaaataaagtgaagaaaTAATGAAAGCAACTGAACACATCAGTGGGAAGTAAGATGTGAGAGAAAGAGTTGACGTAGGTAGAGAAACCGAAGGTGGAGGAAAGGGGGAAGTTGCGGACAGCTGCTTTTgttactctaaaaaaaaaagaagaaaaaactaaagTGAAAAGAGGAACAGAAGTCAGACATAAGTAAagaagatgaggaagaagaaaagacgtCTCACTCCTCCGTAAGCTCACGAGACACAAATCCCACCGACGCGTCGAGTCAGTCAAGAGGAAAAGTCCAGTTTTTACACAAACCTCtgtcaacttcatgaacatggaccaaagttaaaaagaaaaacctctggATATCACCTCTGTGTTTAATCTGGCTACTCAGGCTGCTGCTTTCCTGTCTGACtacatttgaatatttaatCAGTCGTAATTATTCTCACTCCTGTAAACACTCATAACCACTGTGATTGTGTAATGAGGacaacttgttttgttttataataAAGACCATTAGAATGAAAGTACTGTCGTATGTGTGCATGGTGgatttcaacacaaacacattaactGCAATGAGAAACATTTAGGCACCGATTaacatcaaacatgtttttaaactgtgagaggaaaccggAGAACCATGAGAAAACCTACGCAAAGCgagaaaataatcaaaataatcGAGTTGTACCTCATAGTTTTGAATACAGGGTGTCGCTGTAGCACTCTGGAGTGCTGTTACTCTCAAAAGGTTTTTAAGCTCTGAGCATTCAGTGATCTTCACTGCGAATAAAGAAGCGTTTCAGCTGATCTAAATGGTTTAAGTTTTCATCCTAGCGGAGCTCTGATCGTACTGTTTGTGGGTAAATTCATCCCATCGTACAGAGCCGACCCCGGCCCTCCAGCTGATGTACCTCCTTGCCGTgctgctccttctccagctccagctcccgcTCCAGAGCGCCGACCATGCACTGCAGCTCGGCCTCCGACTGCAGCCGCCGCGCCTCCTTCAGGGCCAGCTGCTCCTCCGCGGCGCGCAGCCGCGCctcctgcagacaaacacatCCAGGTGAGCGGGTTTCTACCACGAGGTAAGGATGAGGGAGAACTGTCAGCCTACCGTCTCTTTATTCTGCAGCTTGGCGGCGTCCAGCTCTCCGGTCAGAGCTTCACAGTGAGCCTGagcttcttccagctgttccagcaGTTTCCTCTGGCTCTGCTGACAGGCGCACAGCTGCTGACTCAGCTCCTGGGACTCCTGACCTCAAAAATACCAACAGTGTGAGTGTAAACGAGATTAAAGAGAGGATTCATCCGCTCTGTACTGGGAaacggaaacacacacacacacacacacacacacacacacacacacacacacacttcaggtaCCGCTAGATAATATCAGACAGAGAGATACAAAGACTCAACCGATGTGGAGCAGAAACAATCAAACCGACGCCGTCGCCGGAGTCCCGACCTTGGTGTTTCTGTCTCGGAGGTCCCGCCGGGCCGCCCTCagctcgctctccctctcctccaggcTGCGCTGCAGAGACTCCaccttcctctccagctcctgcttgTGCTCTCTGATGGCCACATCCAGCTGGCCCAGCTGAGGACGGCATCATGGGACACCGGAGGGGAGAAGTCAGACCCGCTGGCCGCATAAACGCATTGGAAATCTGAACAcagaattgtgtgtgtgtgtgtgttgtaccaGTTTAGCTCTGTGCTGGAGCTCCCCCTGTCTTTCTTTGAGAGCGTTATCAAGGTCTAACGCTTCATGAGTTCTTTCCTCCAACTCCCTCTGAGTCTCACTGcgaagtcacacacacacacacacacacgctgaaccACAGGGAGGATCTTCGGTGAGAGTGTCTTATCTGACAGTCTTATGGTGAAGGCATGTCTGAACACTGGGctgtttattttcataaaacTAAAAACACCACGGGGGCTGAGTGGTGAAGTGAAGGAGTGCAGCATCCTGTTTTCACTATTCCTCCATGAAAGTTCACCCCATGTAAAGTGCTTGATGTACAACATTTCACATGATGCCGCGCAGCATGCGTGGCGTTTTCATCTCTGTCAGTCACACCAGTGTTTTTCACACCATAAGTCAAGGTTAAATACAAAAACTTCCATGGTTTATTACACAGGCTCCACTTAGGATAAAAGTTAAATTCAGGatacaaaaacatacagcaATCTTTCAAAAATGTGATCAGCATGGATTTTATCTCTGTACAAATATACAAAAATTTATATTTCACCTGACAAACAATACTATCTTCATTTTTATGACTCCAACAAGCAGACGATGTGTTTTAACACAGCTGATTTCCTCCATTTGAGGCTCGTGTCGCATTAATTCCTCACCTAAGCTGCACAGTGAGTTTCTCCACGGTGGCCTGCCGCTCGTCTGACACGGTCTGGGTTCTCTGCAGGACGTCCCTGAGCTCCTTCAGCGTCTCCAGCGTGTCGGCCAGCTCCGCCCTCACCGCCTGCAGCTGCCCCTCCAGCGTCTGGACCTGCCGGGCGCAGCTGAGCCGGTCGGCCTCACAGCGGTGgagcttctcctccaggtcGAACACTGAGGGTCCGCAGCGCAACAAGGACTTAGATCAGGTGGAGATGAAGAGCACGCCTTTAAAAATGTAACTAGTTAAAACTGTCACGTGATGGATCGTACCTATTTCGCTCTTGCTGGCGAGCTGCCGCCTCACGTGCTGCAAGCTCTCCTCCAGACCGCTGATCTGAGAAGCCTTTTTAATCAAGTCCGACCTCAGATGCTCCACGTCCGACTCCTTCGACACCAGCTCGCCTCGGTACTTCTTCATCTCTGACGAGAGATGGCTGCAGAAGCAATGTGGGGAAAAAGAAATTCCATTACCATCccactttattttcattttgtgaattCTTCTTGGAGGTGAATTCAAACGTGAGTGATGAATCTATTTCAAACAATGAAGAAAGTGTGAACTCTTCCTTGCATCCAGCTTTGCCCTTACCTTAGAGTCAGCATGGCTCCCATTGTACAAACAGAAAGAATCCTTCAGAAGCACCAAAGTTACTAAAATTAGCTcaattaaagtgaattttaaCAGGTCGTTTAAATACCCAACATAGTTTCTCTACTCTGACCAGCAGCCATGCAGAACAGAAAGGCTCCGAAACGCAACAGACTGATGTTCGCAACTTTGGACAAGCGGCGTTTCCATTTATACAGACAGACTGAGAGcgggcagaggaggggaggaggcgcAGCGCTGCAAGCCGAGGGAAATGGGACGTGGTGTACTCATAAGAGAGACCTGTGATCATTTCTGCTTCTGGCCAAGAGGCATAGTATACTTACTCAAGTATTCAGAAAATACTAACAAGCAAATGTTTATGCAAACTGTAGCAGACACATAATGataccaaaaacacacatatgacaaataaaaaaaaaaacctttactaTTGACAGTGGAGCTAGATTTAGCTTTTAATGTAATATTTACTATATCTGGAGCAGAGGAGGTGAAAACATTTCCAATGGAACAAAACTGGTTCAGTTAATCCTgtaggatgaagggatgaagttcaaaaatgacaacaacaaaaaacaaaaaggggcattttagtttaaattttgcagtgaaaatacaaaatgtgaCATTTGGAGTTGCTGTTCATCAGCTATTGTGACTTTTAGTAGGTATTTCAACCAACTAGGAACTGaaaaacagcttcatttttttcacaacttagaaattacataaaattatatttgaagcattttcaaTAGCAGCAACAAAAAACTGTTGCCCGAACGTCTCTCAGGTTCTCGATTCAGTCATATTCGAGGCCTTTGGTCTGTAATACTTCCATATTTCAGTTGATCTCCATTCCAGGGGTACCAAACAGACTGAGACTTGCTTTCTGAACAGCCTTACTTCAGACGTATTGTGTATTATTCAGCCCAGATTTTAAAACGGCAGCATTCAACCATCTGTAACTGAGCAGTGAGGTCAGTGCAAAAGTGTGTATTTACCCCTAGCAGGAGTTGCATTGCGCGTATCGTCTTTACCTGATGGACTGAGAGAGCTGAGCGTTCTGCTGGTTCAGTTCCTGCAGGCTCTTGTCTTTGACCTGAGCGTCCTGGTCTCTGCTCCTGACTTCCTCCTGCAGGGAAACCCGGGctcgctccagctgcagctccaggtcaGACACCTAAAGACACAGCCTCCACTTCagctttggtttttgttttccctgacCTGAAACGAGCAGGGTGATGTGTCCTAGTCTGAACAACACACAGTATCCATCATCTTCACCACTTTTCCCCATTTCAACGATATAAGGGGGAAGACTGCAGCAGGACAGGCCTCCAGCCCATCAAGAGCATGTCTGTGGAGTGTGGGAGTAAACTGCAGGGCCTTAAGAGAAGTCTCATACACACagacatggggagaacatgcaaactccgcacagaAAGGCTCCCAAGCTCGGCCTTGAACTGGGAATATTCTCACCGTGCAGCAGCCGCTCCGCCGCTCACCCAAACATTAGCTGACATGCTGCAGACGGTTCAGCCTCGAGGGCAGATTTCTCGC of the Salarias fasciatus chromosome 18, fSalaFa1.1, whole genome shotgun sequence genome contains:
- the ccdc18 gene encoding coiled-coil domain-containing protein 18 codes for the protein MESVSGRKKLGCMRQENTRLSIQDEELISSFDPLQYELPTSKACLRVPRVGISSNVAVLTEQIHQLEAELEDQAEKLKAAELRAECCQEAAAHGDVLVASLTEELSALREELDERAALGKRAEQQRNQALQNAEQLKDAFKNYKATISLKLQKVTESESKLKQSLAECDGDKEELEMKFAALEREKADHGQKMNHLTEELRQTKAAAAGFQAEIREAARKASHLERQLAEQGAEGREKVSSLRRELEDLRALNHGQEQRLAQSQRETQQCQAELAGLEAVLALLHLREDAVGQLCAHPCMLPPMDYSGTAHLLKLKPGEGYQQLLRAVQAVEAERRKQGGLVERLQERLSRAQEEISSLQSAMAQRASHYQSLHTELLDRVSQATDTEKELKRKSSRVAALEKQLQEKSSAYGQAALKNTELENQLQEKTSAAQHYQSLLTKQQKEHQQALEKCKQAQSHQYTEQQHRIEMLQLSVEEAQTRLLEMRLELSSLQRERDEAQRSALQLETSLHQLQQEKQLEVRHKEEMLRSFREQKAQSAAEVSELQASLYACREELSLCLQQMNEAKRSHEEELQKSNEQVSSLQEKLCSARLACESSGEQNLQLQVALQQQQTMLTESTARVSELEESQSQLQQEVSDLELQLERARVSLQEEVRSRDQDAQVKDKSLQELNQQNAQLSQSISHLSSEMKKYRGELVSKESDVEHLRSDLIKKASQISGLEESLQHVRRQLASKSEIVFDLEEKLHRCEADRLSCARQVQTLEGQLQAVRAELADTLETLKELRDVLQRTQTVSDERQATVEKLTVQLSETQRELEERTHEALDLDNALKERQGELQHRAKLLGQLDVAIREHKQELERKVESLQRSLEERESELRAARRDLRDRNTKESQELSQQLCACQQSQRKLLEQLEEAQAHCEALTGELDAAKLQNKETEARLRAAEEQLALKEARRLQSEAELQCMVGALERELELEKEQHGKELDSLQQTRGQLLKVSEQISSSQEQLTVKLQQSQSQLERTRTELELTRAELERTRAELERSRSQAGRLQTQLRQAEIRLQQSGEQNGRLLAQTKQLSAELDQSRVQAAQLHTQLLASEKSVENSHDSLLLKESEVARLQARISSLGRAADRQSLYGPSLHPPPRPPSTHAHSPTHTRPSPQDRSGVRVCDSSVSSSLDLPLSLKAALREALSEAPWEEESSSSPFTSRLPADHRWQDATATSDLSFNPLTYVVDGGDDGNPDEEPEDESRTGSAGTPLGREDDGDLSSLSGMLRFVNQTLAMQDDPSSRRPAQLTGRRSSAEPS